ATCGCGGCCCTGTCCGGTATCGGCGTGCTGGTCACCTACCGGACCAACGGCGTTCTCAACTTCGCCCAGGGCGGTATCGCCACCCTGGTCGCCTATGTGTTCCGCGAGATGGTCGTCGAGTGGGGCCTGCCGATCTGGCTGGCCGCGGTCCTCGCGCTCGCGGTCCTCTCCCCCGGCATCGGCCTGCTGCTGGAACGGCTCGTCTTCCGCCCGCTGGCCCGCCGCCGTGCCTCGGCCGCGGAGTCGCTGGTCGCCAGCCTCGGCGTCCTCGTGCTCACCCTCGGCATGACCGCCGGCATCTGGGGTCTCGGCTCCCGCGGCGACGCACCGAGCATCTTCCCGGCGGACACCGTCAAGATCGGTGACACCCGGGTCGGCGTGGACGCCCTCGCCGAGCTGGCGATGGTCGTCGTGTTCTGCATCGTCCTCGGCGTCCTCGGCGCGAAGACGAAGTTCGGCCGCCAGGTGCGGGCCGTCGTCGACGACCGGCAGCTCGCCGAGCTCTCCGGGGTGCCCGCGGACAAGGTGGCGGCGGCCGGCTGGGCACTGGGCACCACGATGGCCGGCCTCACCGGCATCCTGCTGGCGCCGCAGTTCCGGCTCACCCCCTACGGTCTGACCCTGCTGGTCCTGGAGACGTTCGCGGTCGTGGTGGCCGCCCGGCTGGCGAGCCTGCCGGTGGCGGTGCTCACCGCGCTCGGGATCGCCGTCGCGCAGAGCGAGCTCAAGCAGGTCACCCTGGACGGCGACGCGGGAACGGTCCTCACCGTCCTGCAGTCGAACCTGTTCATCGTCATGCTGCTGGTCCTGCTCCTCGTCGTGCCCAGGCTGCGCGAGCTCGGCAACGGAGACTCGGGCTCCACCGGGAGCTTCTCCAGCCGGGGCGCGCCGCCGTCGGGCCCGGTGAGCCGGGATGAGGCCCGCCGCGACGTCCTCGGCAAGCTCGGCGGCGCCGCGCTGCTGATGGCGCCGATGACCTTCGCCCCGGCCGACCTGCGCTCGGCGTTCATGGTCCCGGCGCTGGCACTGATCTTCCTGTCGCTGGTGATCCTCACCGGGTACAGCGGCCAGCTCTCCCTCGGTGTCGCCGGCTACGCGGGGCTGGGCTCCCTGTTCACCCTGAAGCTCGCCAACGGTGACCTGTTCGGCCTGCCGGCCGTCCCCGGCATCTGGGCCATGTTCATCGGCGCGATCATGGTCGCGCCGATCGGACTGATCACCGGCTGGCCGGCCATCCGCCGACGCGGCCTGGTCCTGGCGCTGACGACCTTCGCCGTCGGCGCGGTCGTGAGCCGCTTCGTCTTCGAGCAGCCGGACTTCGCCTCCGGCCTGTACGTGGACCCGCTGGAGCTCTTCGGCGCCGAGCTGGGCGACAAGGCCTTCTACCTCTTCGAGCTGTTCTGCCTCGGCCTCGGCCTGTTGGTCGTCCGCAGCCTGCACCATGGCCGGATCGGCCGGGCGCTGCTGGCGGTGCGTGACCACTCCGAAGGTGCCGCGGCGGTCGGCGTCGACGTCCGCAGCCTCAAGCTGCTCGCGTTCACCATCTCCTCGGCGGTGGCCGGCCTCGGCGGCGCGCTGCTCACCTTCAGCGCGTCGTCGTTCTCCACCGACGACTTCGCCCCGATGCAGAGCCTGCTGTGGTTCACGGCGGTGGTCGTCTTCGGTGCGGACAGCGCCGCCGGCGCCATCATCGCGGCCGGCTTCATCGTCGCCATCGACGTGCTCGCCCCGGCCGGCTCGTCGATCCTCGCGGTCGGCATCCTCGCGCTCTCGCTCGGCTGGCTGCCGGGCGGCCTCGCCTCCGCGGTCCGAGGCGGCATCGCGTGGGTCGCCCGGGTGCTGGCGGACGAGTTCGTGCCCT
This portion of the Parafrankia irregularis genome encodes:
- a CDS encoding ABC transporter permease → MTSIDLALTAISLGAIAALSGIGVLVTYRTNGVLNFAQGGIATLVAYVFREMVVEWGLPIWLAAVLALAVLSPGIGLLLERLVFRPLARRRASAAESLVASLGVLVLTLGMTAGIWGLGSRGDAPSIFPADTVKIGDTRVGVDALAELAMVVVFCIVLGVLGAKTKFGRQVRAVVDDRQLAELSGVPADKVAAAGWALGTTMAGLTGILLAPQFRLTPYGLTLLVLETFAVVVAARLASLPVAVLTALGIAVAQSELKQVTLDGDAGTVLTVLQSNLFIVMLLVLLLVVPRLRELGNGDSGSTGSFSSRGAPPSGPVSRDEARRDVLGKLGGAALLMAPMTFAPADLRSAFMVPALALIFLSLVILTGYSGQLSLGVAGYAGLGSLFTLKLANGDLFGLPAVPGIWAMFIGAIMVAPIGLITGWPAIRRRGLVLALTTFAVGAVVSRFVFEQPDFASGLYVDPLELFGAELGDKAFYLFELFCLGLGLLVVRSLHHGRIGRALLAVRDHSEGAAAVGVDVRSLKLLAFTISSAVAGLGGALLTFSASSFSTDDFAPMQSLLWFTAVVVFGADSAAGAIIAAGFIVAIDVLAPAGSSILAVGILALSLGWLPGGLASAVRGGIAWVARVLADEFVPSAHTTHAAANRLTRAGGAVPGMAGTAGATRHGAAGSSGSGGSGGSGDGIRIVLPAGAPRPTPLGETLLIAVANHTARSGLTLDMLPSARAGEADSAERQGLSGPRPHLPAVPVERGA